The following proteins are co-located in the Gloeocapsa sp. PCC 7428 genome:
- a CDS encoding calcium-binding protein codes for MAIFYGDQGGAINDLFVDNVGSDDVFYTGEGLNIVFAGDGNDVIYTGSGNDQIDGGAGNDTIYAGEGNNTVFAGDGNDVIYTGSGNDQIRAGAGDDTIYAAEGNNKVFGGGGKDLIYTGSGHDEIDGGAGDDTIYAAEGNNKVFGGGGKDLIYTGSGSDYIESGAGSDYISASAGNDTIIGVDFTTFGKSEIDVLEGGSGNDLFVLGTAQKVFYDDGKANTNGASDYALIKGFNRYEDQIQLRGTKEDYTLCAAPEGTPAGVGVYFKNELIAIVQAPELNLDDSYFTFVEPAQTSITAVDRQSGFNEDSKRQNPLTSSVYDFTGKSYESLTTINHISVTLTLHDGDTGIHEMDFNNLTLGLDGIDTGIKLNDFFHGETITQTIRGIPNKAAQILNELQADGQLVGSVVDSTPRDKNTITIPFNFDTTLTITGLT; via the coding sequence ATGGCAATTTTCTACGGCGATCAGGGCGGTGCAATCAACGATCTGTTTGTAGACAATGTAGGTAGCGACGACGTTTTCTATACAGGCGAGGGTTTAAACATTGTTTTTGCGGGTGATGGCAACGATGTCATCTACACTGGTTCTGGTAACGACCAAATTGATGGCGGTGCAGGTAACGACACAATATACGCTGGTGAGGGTAATAATACAGTTTTTGCGGGTGATGGCAACGATGTCATCTACACTGGTTCTGGTAACGACCAAATTCGTGCTGGTGCGGGTGATGATACGATCTATGCAGCAGAAGGTAATAACAAAGTTTTTGGTGGTGGCGGTAAAGATTTAATTTACACTGGCTCTGGTCATGATGAAATTGATGGCGGTGCGGGTGATGATACGATCTATGCAGCAGAAGGTAATAACAAAGTTTTTGGTGGTGGCGGCAAAGATTTAATTTACACTGGCTCTGGTAGCGATTATATCGAGAGTGGTGCTGGTAGCGACTATATCTCTGCAAGTGCAGGCAACGATACAATCATCGGTGTTGACTTCACGACCTTTGGAAAATCTGAGATTGATGTTTTAGAAGGCGGTTCTGGTAATGATTTGTTTGTGCTAGGAACTGCCCAGAAAGTATTCTACGACGATGGTAAAGCTAACACCAATGGTGCTAGCGATTATGCCCTGATTAAGGGCTTCAACCGCTACGAAGATCAGATTCAACTTCGGGGAACAAAAGAAGACTATACCTTGTGTGCTGCACCTGAAGGTACGCCCGCAGGAGTAGGGGTTTATTTTAAAAACGAGCTAATTGCGATCGTCCAAGCACCAGAATTAAATCTAGACGACTCTTACTTTACATTTGTTGAACCAGCGCAGACATCAATTACCGCTGTAGATCGTCAAAGTGGTTTTAATGAGGACAGCAAACGTCAAAATCCATTGACTAGTTCGGTTTACGACTTCACCGGAAAATCGTATGAGTCGTTAACTACGATTAACCACATTAGTGTGACTCTAACCTTGCACGATGGAGACACAGGAATACATGAAATGGACTTCAATAATCTTACCCTTGGGCTAGACGGAATTGATACTGGAATTAAACTCAATGACTTTTTTCACGGAGAAACGATTACACAAACAATTCGCGGTATTCCCAATAAAGCAGCACAGATTTTGAATGAACTCCAAGCGGATGGTCAATTAGTAGGAAGTGTGGTTGATAGTACTCCTCGCGACAAGAATACTATCACGATTCCTTTTAACTTTGATACTACTTTGACAATTACTGGACTGACATAA
- a CDS encoding aminotransferase class I/II-fold pyridoxal phosphate-dependent enzyme, giving the protein MHFPKQYQINLPILDTLRECAYKNHAAFYTPGHKRGQGISSSLASDFNSSIFKFDLPELPELDNLFASQGVIQQAQELAADAFGAEQTWFLVNGSTCGVEAAILATCNAGDKIILPRNVHSSSIAGLILSGAIPVFINPEYDSKLDIAHCITPEGVATALKQHPDTKAVMVVYPTYYGACGDISAIASLTHKHNIPLLVDEAHGAHFAFHPHLPISALAAGADLTVQSTHKVLGAMTQASMLHVQGDRIDRDRLSKSLQLLQSTSPSYLLLASLDAARQQMALQGKHLMSHTLQLAAEARTRIHQIPGLSVLECHPSTPGFCSLDPTRLTVTVSNLGLTGFEVDEILHEQLGVTAELPSLQHLTFIISFGNTQEDIEKLVQAFKLVAKRYQKEHLTDKKPLWDTSLSKMAYHVQISPRQAYFAATERVMITQASDRICAELVCPYPPGIPVLMPGEVITSQALDYLQQIQAQGGFISGCADSTLTTLSIVKEVKLNEYV; this is encoded by the coding sequence ATGCATTTTCCTAAGCAATACCAAATAAACTTACCAATATTAGATACTTTACGCGAATGTGCTTACAAAAATCATGCAGCTTTCTACACGCCAGGACACAAACGAGGACAAGGAATTTCCTCTTCCTTAGCGAGTGATTTCAATTCAAGTATTTTTAAATTTGATTTACCAGAACTTCCCGAATTAGATAATTTGTTTGCTTCTCAAGGTGTGATTCAGCAAGCTCAAGAATTGGCAGCCGATGCTTTTGGTGCGGAACAAACTTGGTTTTTAGTTAACGGTTCTACGTGTGGAGTTGAAGCCGCAATTTTAGCAACCTGTAATGCCGGAGATAAAATTATTCTGCCGCGTAATGTACACTCGTCTAGCATCGCCGGCTTAATTCTTTCTGGTGCGATTCCTGTTTTCATTAATCCTGAGTATGACTCAAAACTCGATATTGCACACTGTATTACTCCAGAAGGTGTAGCAACCGCACTTAAACAGCATCCCGATACGAAAGCCGTGATGGTCGTTTACCCAACGTATTACGGCGCGTGTGGTGATATTAGTGCGATCGCCTCTCTTACTCACAAACACAATATTCCTTTACTCGTAGACGAAGCCCACGGCGCACACTTTGCCTTTCATCCCCATTTACCCATATCTGCGTTGGCGGCTGGTGCAGATTTAACTGTGCAATCAACGCATAAAGTTCTTGGGGCAATGACTCAAGCATCAATGCTCCATGTTCAAGGCGATCGCATAGACCGCGATCGCCTTAGTAAATCCTTGCAACTACTGCAATCTACGAGTCCTAGTTATTTACTTCTTGCTTCCCTCGATGCTGCACGCCAACAAATGGCACTGCAAGGAAAACACCTGATGTCGCACACATTACAACTTGCCGCAGAAGCACGCACCCGCATTCATCAAATTCCTGGATTATCGGTTTTAGAATGTCATCCATCGACTCCAGGCTTTTGCAGTTTAGACCCAACACGGCTCACGGTAACTGTTTCAAATTTAGGCTTGACAGGCTTTGAGGTGGATGAAATTTTACACGAACAACTCGGTGTTACAGCAGAATTACCCTCATTGCAGCACCTAACTTTTATTATTTCCTTTGGTAACACGCAAGAAGATATTGAAAAGCTAGTGCAAGCTTTCAAATTGGTAGCTAAACGATATCAAAAAGAACACTTGACTGATAAAAAGCCTCTATGGGATACTTCATTAAGTAAAATGGCATATCACGTGCAAATTTCGCCGCGCCAAGCGTATTTCGCTGCTACAGAGCGTGTAATGATAACCCAAGCAAGCGATCGCATCTGTGCAGAATTAGTTTGTCCTTATCCACCAGGAATTCCAGTTTTGATGCCAGGAGAAGTTATCACGTCACAAGCACTAGACTACCTCCAGCAAATTCAAGCACAGGGAGGGTTTATCAGTGGTTGTGCTGATAGTACTTTAACGACATTAAGCATCGTTAAAGAAGTCAAACTAAATGAGTATGTTTGA
- the ychF gene encoding redox-regulated ATPase YchF — MLRAGIVGLPNVGKSTLFNALVANAKAEAANFPFCTIEPNVGVVAVPDERLQVLGEISASAQIVPARVEFVDIAGLVKGASQGEGLGNQFLSHIREVDAIVHVVRCFENDDIIHVAGSVDPKRDIEIINLELALADLAQIERRIERTKKQARTSKDAQFEVSVLEKLSTALNEGKSVRQINLTEEEATTIKGLGLLSGKPIIYAANVSEEDLATGNEYVEQVRQIASQENAQVVIVSAQVEAELVELPEEDKAEFLASLGVEEGGLKSLIRATYELLGLRTYFTSGPKETRAWTIHAGMSAPQAAGVIHSDFERGFIRAETVAYKDLVATGSMNAAKEKGLVRSEGKEYVVQEGDVMLFRFNV; from the coding sequence ATGCTCAGAGCCGGAATAGTAGGGCTACCCAACGTTGGTAAATCGACTTTGTTTAACGCTTTGGTTGCGAATGCCAAAGCAGAAGCTGCTAACTTCCCTTTCTGTACAATTGAACCGAATGTTGGTGTTGTTGCAGTTCCAGACGAACGGTTACAGGTTCTAGGAGAAATTTCAGCTTCGGCGCAAATTGTACCAGCGCGAGTTGAGTTTGTTGATATTGCGGGTTTAGTTAAAGGTGCAAGCCAAGGCGAAGGTTTAGGCAATCAGTTTCTTTCACACATTCGCGAAGTCGATGCGATCGTTCATGTCGTGCGGTGTTTTGAAAACGACGACATTATTCATGTTGCGGGTTCAGTCGATCCCAAGCGAGATATTGAAATTATTAACTTAGAGCTAGCGTTAGCAGATTTAGCTCAAATCGAACGCCGAATTGAACGTACGAAAAAGCAAGCCCGTACTAGCAAAGACGCCCAGTTTGAAGTTAGCGTTTTGGAAAAATTAAGCACTGCATTAAACGAAGGTAAATCAGTAAGACAAATCAATTTAACCGAAGAAGAAGCGACGACAATTAAAGGACTTGGATTACTAAGTGGTAAACCGATTATTTATGCGGCAAATGTGTCGGAAGAAGACTTAGCAACAGGTAACGAATATGTTGAACAAGTGCGGCAAATTGCTTCCCAAGAAAATGCTCAAGTTGTGATTGTTTCTGCGCAAGTTGAAGCCGAATTAGTAGAATTACCCGAAGAAGATAAAGCTGAGTTTCTTGCATCTTTAGGCGTTGAAGAAGGCGGACTAAAATCGTTGATTCGCGCTACGTATGAACTTTTAGGATTGCGTACCTATTTTACGTCAGGACCTAAAGAAACTCGTGCGTGGACGATTCATGCAGGTATGTCTGCACCGCAAGCCGCTGGTGTAATTCACTCAGATTTTGAACGCGGATTTATTCGGGCGGAGACGGTTGCTTACAAAGATTTAGTCGCGACTGGATCAATGAATGCAGCTAAAGAAAAAGGCTTAGTTAGAAGTGAAGGAAAAGAGTACGTCGTTCAAGAAGGCGATGTAATGCTATTTCGATTTAATGTGTAA
- a CDS encoding HAD-IC family P-type ATPase — translation MMTQTLAPRLLQQQSQVWHALEIEQAIAILETDAVQGLTSSDAQQRLAQFGANELTAKKHKPWWLKFLLQYNQPLLYILIAAGATKAIIGEFVNAAVIWGVTTTNAIIGYVQESKAEGAIAALAQSITTEATVIRDGQKLRLASRELVPGDIVLLTSGDKVPADLRLIQVRNVQIDESALTGESVAVEKQPHVLTSETLLAERRNMAYAGGFVTFGQATGVVVATGNATETGRISQLLEQKTDLSTPLSRKLEKFSHTWLYLVLGLATLTLLVGWQTKPWRQAIEATVALIVGSIPEGLPAVVTVTLAIGVSRMARRHAIIRKLPAVEALGSATVICSDKTGTLTENQMTVQAIYAGDRRYAVTGNGYSPEGEIVAVDTQESDLQLNNALQECLIAGLLCNDSHLEVKNHQWVVVGDPTEGALIAAGNKANLFQSALEEEMPRVDVIPFESEFQYMATLHQEGRGARSEERGVIYVKGSVEAILKRCEQQLDPQGKLTFLHPQTVHQEVEKMARQGLRVLALAKKRVSIPTLEHSDIDSGLIFLGLQGMIDPPRTEAIKAVQACQAAGIQVKMITGDHAVTASAIASCMGIHKNGVVKAFTGVQLAAMDQRELAAVAEEGVVFARVAPEQKLRLVEALQSRGEIVAMTGDGVNDAPALKQADIGIAMGGTGTEVAKEAADMLLTDDNFASIAAAVEEGRAVYKNIIKAMCFILPVNGGESMTILLSTLLARDLPILSLQILWLNVINSIAMTVPLAFEPKSRNVMQQPPRRPNEAILSKSRIQRILAISVFNWIVIFGVFEYVRATTGNIDLARTMAINSLIAGRIFYLLSLSQLVPNLMAKIKGTAAEVDIPAIAFGIIGAIILQMVFCYVPIINSIFSTAPLDFHQWLFCLAVGLPMIPWSIFVNRLDPPN, via the coding sequence ATGATGACGCAGACGCTAGCGCCGAGACTGCTACAGCAGCAGTCGCAAGTTTGGCACGCCTTGGAGATTGAGCAAGCGATCGCAATTCTAGAAACTGACGCGGTGCAAGGATTGACTAGCAGTGATGCTCAGCAACGTTTAGCACAGTTTGGGGCAAACGAACTGACAGCAAAAAAGCACAAACCTTGGTGGTTAAAGTTCCTGTTGCAATACAACCAACCGTTGCTCTACATCTTAATTGCGGCGGGTGCAACCAAAGCCATCATTGGCGAATTTGTTAACGCGGCAGTCATTTGGGGTGTGACGACAACCAACGCGATAATTGGATACGTTCAGGAATCGAAAGCCGAAGGTGCGATCGCTGCCCTCGCGCAGTCAATTACTACCGAAGCAACCGTGATTCGTGACGGACAGAAATTACGCCTTGCGTCGCGCGAGTTAGTTCCTGGAGATATTGTGTTACTAACTTCTGGCGATAAAGTCCCCGCAGATTTACGACTGATTCAAGTCCGCAATGTGCAAATTGACGAATCTGCGCTGACAGGAGAATCTGTCGCAGTGGAAAAACAACCGCACGTTCTCACAAGCGAAACTTTATTAGCCGAACGCCGTAATATGGCATATGCGGGAGGTTTTGTTACATTTGGACAAGCAACGGGAGTTGTTGTAGCGACAGGTAATGCAACGGAAACAGGGCGGATTTCACAGTTACTTGAGCAAAAAACGGATTTATCCACACCGTTAAGCCGAAAACTCGAAAAATTCAGTCACACTTGGTTATACCTGGTATTGGGGCTAGCGACACTGACTTTACTTGTTGGCTGGCAAACTAAACCGTGGCGTCAAGCAATCGAAGCTACAGTAGCGTTAATCGTTGGTTCGATTCCGGAAGGATTACCCGCTGTTGTTACCGTGACGTTAGCGATTGGAGTCTCGCGGATGGCGCGACGTCATGCAATTATTCGCAAATTGCCCGCAGTTGAAGCATTAGGAAGCGCGACGGTTATTTGTTCGGATAAAACTGGTACATTGACCGAAAATCAGATGACAGTGCAAGCTATCTATGCAGGAGACAGACGATATGCCGTAACAGGTAATGGGTATAGCCCTGAAGGAGAAATTGTAGCGGTAGACACGCAAGAATCAGATCTTCAATTAAACAATGCCTTACAAGAATGTCTGATTGCCGGATTACTGTGTAATGACTCGCATTTAGAAGTTAAAAATCATCAATGGGTTGTCGTCGGAGATCCGACAGAAGGGGCGTTAATTGCGGCTGGCAATAAGGCAAATTTATTTCAATCAGCGTTGGAAGAAGAAATGCCGAGAGTTGATGTCATTCCCTTTGAATCTGAATTTCAATATATGGCAACGTTGCATCAAGAGGGGCGAGGAGCGAGGAGCGAGGAGCGAGGGGTGATTTATGTTAAAGGTTCGGTGGAAGCGATTCTTAAGCGCTGCGAACAGCAATTAGATCCTCAAGGAAAGTTGACATTTTTACATCCACAGACTGTGCATCAGGAAGTGGAGAAGATGGCGCGACAAGGATTGCGCGTGTTGGCTTTGGCAAAGAAACGTGTATCCATCCCGACACTAGAACACTCTGATATCGACAGCGGGTTGATTTTTTTAGGATTGCAGGGAATGATCGATCCGCCGCGTACTGAAGCTATCAAAGCGGTACAAGCCTGCCAAGCAGCAGGAATTCAAGTGAAGATGATTACAGGCGATCACGCAGTGACGGCGAGTGCGATCGCATCCTGCATGGGAATTCATAAAAACGGCGTAGTCAAAGCATTTACAGGCGTTCAACTTGCGGCAATGGATCAGCGCGAACTTGCGGCGGTTGCTGAAGAAGGAGTTGTTTTTGCGCGCGTTGCACCCGAACAAAAGCTACGTTTAGTCGAAGCGCTGCAATCGCGAGGTGAAATCGTCGCGATGACAGGTGATGGTGTCAATGATGCACCCGCACTCAAACAAGCCGATATTGGCATTGCTATGGGAGGTACTGGTACAGAAGTCGCCAAAGAAGCCGCAGATATGTTGTTGACTGACGATAACTTTGCCTCGATCGCAGCGGCGGTAGAAGAAGGACGTGCAGTATACAAAAACATTATTAAAGCGATGTGCTTTATTCTCCCTGTCAACGGAGGAGAATCAATGACAATTTTACTCAGTACCTTACTAGCGCGAGATTTACCAATTTTATCGTTGCAAATTCTCTGGTTGAACGTGATTAACTCGATCGCGATGACTGTGCCTTTAGCGTTTGAGCCTAAATCACGTAATGTCATGCAACAACCACCGCGTCGTCCTAACGAAGCTATACTGTCAAAAAGCCGGATTCAGCGCATTTTAGCAATTTCGGTGTTTAATTGGATTGTCATCTTCGGTGTTTTTGAATACGTTCGGGCGACTACGGGAAACATCGACTTAGCACGAACTATGGCAATCAATTCGCTCATTGCAGGCAGGATTTTTTACCTGTTAAGTTTGAGCCAGTTGGTACCGAATTTGATGGCTAAAATTAAGGGTACAGCGGCAGAAGTTGATATTCCTGCGATCGCATTTGGTATTATCGGCGCGATCATTTTGCAAATGGTTTTCTGTTATGTACCAATCATCAATAGCATTTTCTCAACTGCACCACTCGATTTTCATCAGTGGTTATTCTGTCTTGCTGTTGGTTTACCAATGATTCCTTGGTCAATATTTGTCAACCGTCTCGATCCACCAAACTAA
- a CDS encoding ATP-binding protein: protein MSTSIEIVGRSAQFQHIVEVLARDGDLLIAGVPGCGRRTLVRTAALEVGVIALEVDCIRAIAARQFVELLAETISQNFDSTLLQTWVNTIAKDLFTIHIADNSTHLRLAPAVTPKQLWQAFERLIQLPQLLAEVVNKRVVLILQSFSHLRSWDRNSEWENTLRREIKSQTRVSYVLIGTIAEITHSEDYPLEVVELTPIADDVLAVWAREILHTQGLTFDSRSPAIDIFIDAVQGHIGDAMTLIRRLVIRRTDQLIRDEQVHQAIQELLQDLSITFESLLMLLPASQVQLLECLALDPTSKPQSREYIQKHGLSRGGSLQGALIGLQQKGLIYGSEQNYRLALPFFALWLRQRLSESSILGMS, encoded by the coding sequence GTGTCTACTTCGATAGAAATCGTTGGGCGTTCGGCTCAATTTCAACATATTGTGGAAGTTCTTGCCCGCGATGGAGATCTCTTGATTGCGGGAGTACCAGGGTGTGGGCGGCGGACTTTAGTACGAACTGCGGCTTTAGAAGTAGGCGTGATCGCTTTAGAAGTAGATTGCATCCGCGCGATCGCCGCTAGGCAATTTGTTGAATTACTTGCTGAGACAATTAGCCAAAACTTTGACTCAACGCTGCTGCAAACGTGGGTTAATACAATTGCCAAAGATTTGTTTACAATCCACATCGCCGACAACAGCACTCACCTGAGACTCGCACCTGCGGTAACGCCAAAACAGCTATGGCAAGCCTTTGAAAGATTAATTCAGCTACCACAACTTTTAGCCGAAGTCGTTAATAAACGCGTTGTGCTGATTTTACAGAGTTTTTCGCACCTCCGCTCATGGGATCGTAATAGTGAATGGGAAAACACGCTCAGACGCGAAATTAAATCCCAAACGCGAGTCAGCTACGTACTCATTGGTACAATTGCAGAAATTACGCATAGCGAGGATTACCCGCTAGAAGTTGTTGAGCTTACTCCTATAGCTGATGATGTGTTAGCAGTGTGGGCAAGAGAAATTTTACACACTCAGGGGCTAACATTCGATTCGCGATCGCCTGCGATCGACATTTTCATTGATGCGGTTCAAGGACACATTGGCGATGCAATGACTCTGATTCGTCGCCTTGTCATCCGTCGTACCGATCAACTCATCCGTGATGAACAAGTACATCAAGCAATTCAAGAGTTATTACAAGATTTGTCAATCACCTTTGAATCGTTACTGATGCTCTTACCTGCAAGTCAAGTACAACTATTAGAATGTCTAGCGTTAGATCCCACAAGTAAACCGCAAAGCCGAGAGTATATTCAAAAACACGGGCTTTCTCGTGGTGGAAGTCTACAAGGTGCGTTGATAGGATTACAGCAAAAAGGCTTGATCTACGGTTCTGAGCAAAATTATCGTTTGGCGCTACCGTTTTTCGCTCTATGGCTTCGCCAACGGCTAAGTGAGTCGTCTATTTTAGGAATGAGCTAA
- the trpS gene encoding tryptophan--tRNA ligase, with protein MAKQRVLSGIQPTGNLHLGNYLGAIRNWVEGQSEYENFLFIADLHAITVPHDPATLATHTYNMAAIYLASGLDLNHSTIFVQSHICAHSELTWLLNCITPLNWLQDMIQFKEKAIKQGENVNTGLLDYPVLMAADILLYQADKVPVGEDQKQHLELTRDIAARFNYQFARENPVLKLPDPLIRKEGARVMSLTDGTRKMSKSDPSDASRINLLDTPEQIQQKIKRCKTDPIKGLTFDDPERPECHNLLTLYMLLSGKSKQEVAAECQDMGWGQFKPLLAETAIAHLKPIQDKYHAVMNDKGYLESVLRSGREKAEAIAIQTLNKVKSSLGYSMPV; from the coding sequence ATGGCTAAGCAGCGGGTTTTATCTGGAATTCAACCAACTGGTAATTTACACTTAGGTAATTATCTAGGTGCAATTCGCAATTGGGTAGAAGGGCAAAGCGAATACGAGAACTTCTTATTCATAGCAGACTTACACGCTATAACCGTACCGCACGATCCAGCAACACTAGCAACTCATACGTATAATATGGCTGCTATATATTTGGCGAGTGGTCTTGACTTAAATCATTCGACCATCTTTGTCCAATCCCACATTTGCGCCCACAGTGAGTTGACATGGCTACTTAATTGCATCACGCCCTTGAACTGGCTGCAAGACATGATCCAATTTAAGGAAAAAGCAATCAAGCAAGGCGAAAACGTCAATACGGGCTTACTCGATTATCCAGTATTAATGGCGGCAGATATTTTGCTGTATCAAGCGGATAAAGTCCCTGTGGGTGAAGACCAAAAGCAACATTTGGAACTTACCCGCGACATTGCAGCGCGATTTAACTACCAGTTTGCCAGAGAAAATCCAGTACTTAAGTTACCAGATCCGCTGATTCGCAAAGAAGGTGCGCGGGTAATGAGTTTGACAGATGGTACGCGCAAAATGTCGAAATCCGATCCGTCAGATGCTAGCCGCATTAATTTACTCGATACTCCAGAACAAATTCAACAAAAGATTAAGCGCTGTAAAACCGATCCGATCAAAGGTTTAACGTTTGACGACCCAGAACGTCCCGAATGTCATAATTTGTTGACACTTTATATGCTGCTTTCGGGTAAGTCAAAGCAAGAAGTTGCGGCTGAGTGTCAAGATATGGGTTGGGGACAATTTAAGCCGCTACTCGCAGAAACAGCGATCGCCCACCTCAAACCTATTCAAGATAAATATCATGCAGTCATGAACGACAAAGGCTATCTAGAGTCAGTCTTACGTTCAGGACGAGAAAAAGCAGAAGCGATCGCGATCCAAACCCTGAACAAAGTGAAATCATCTTTGGGCTATTCTATGCCAGTGTAG
- a CDS encoding methylenetetrahydrofolate reductase: protein MLNNLNGTSLNSLRTAIIQGDFLITAEVAPPKGSNPAHMVQMAQQLKDRVHAVNITDGSRAVLRMSSLAASVILLQHGIEPICQIACRDRNRIGLQADLMGAYALGIRNILALTGDPVKAGDHVDAKSVFDLESIRLLKLIHKMNSGVDCCDQPLSDGATDLFPGAAVDPQLASWSGLQSRFERKLEAGAQFFQSQLITDFDRLEKFMDQIAKGCGKPIMAGIFLLKSAKNAQFINRCVPGVNIPQHIIDRLEQAKDPLQEGVKIAAEQVQIARELCHGVHMMAVKREDLIPQILDLAGVAPVKKEPVMSITA from the coding sequence ATGCTAAATAATTTAAACGGAACTTCTTTAAACTCGTTACGTACTGCCATTATTCAGGGTGACTTTCTCATCACGGCTGAAGTTGCACCACCGAAAGGAAGTAATCCAGCGCATATGGTGCAAATGGCACAACAACTCAAAGATCGCGTTCATGCAGTAAATATTACTGATGGTAGTAGAGCAGTGTTACGGATGTCTTCGCTCGCTGCTTCGGTAATCTTGTTGCAACACGGTATTGAGCCAATTTGTCAAATTGCGTGTCGCGATCGCAACCGCATTGGACTCCAAGCAGATCTTATGGGTGCTTATGCTCTTGGTATCCGCAATATCTTAGCGCTTACAGGCGACCCTGTAAAAGCAGGCGATCATGTAGATGCCAAAAGTGTCTTTGACCTCGAATCAATCCGACTGCTCAAATTAATTCATAAAATGAATTCTGGCGTAGATTGTTGCGATCAACCGCTGAGTGATGGTGCAACCGATTTATTTCCAGGTGCAGCAGTCGATCCACAACTTGCAAGTTGGTCTGGGTTACAAAGTCGCTTTGAGCGTAAACTTGAAGCTGGGGCGCAGTTTTTCCAAAGTCAGCTAATTACAGATTTTGACCGTCTAGAAAAATTTATGGATCAAATAGCCAAGGGTTGCGGTAAGCCAATCATGGCAGGGATCTTTTTATTAAAATCTGCTAAAAATGCACAATTTATTAATCGCTGCGTCCCTGGTGTCAATATTCCTCAACATATCATCGACCGTTTAGAACAAGCAAAAGATCCTCTCCAGGAAGGAGTTAAAATCGCAGCAGAACAAGTACAAATTGCTCGCGAATTATGTCATGGTGTTCATATGATGGCAGTCAAGCGCGAAGACTTGATTCCACAAATTCTCGACTTAGCTGGTGTCGCACCAGTCAAAAAAGAGCCAGTTATGTCAATTACAGCATAG
- a CDS encoding DMT family transporter, whose translation MQIWQAPKPWQVGLVLVIGVFGISTASIFVRLAFAAVPGVSSVGFSLVLSAARLIISAILLLPAWRYLRSSPPSRTSVYYASVAGVCLALHFATWITSLAYTSIAAASTLVSSPPIWVALLSWLWLREKLSPLTLIGIGVALAGGIIVALRGSGVDSVASRPLLGNFLALFGAWMYSLYLLLGRKAQQEGLGLGSYIAIAYTTGALILLPLPGIFSVSYTGYPSIVYVYILLIAIFSQMIGHTSLNWGMRWLSPTLVTLAALFEPVGASLLAYFLLGELPGRLTLLGAAILLVGVACAIVGARQNKLGQTKLSE comes from the coding sequence ATGCAAATTTGGCAAGCACCGAAACCTTGGCAGGTTGGGTTAGTTCTAGTCATTGGGGTATTTGGTATTTCAACTGCGTCAATTTTTGTGCGGTTAGCGTTTGCAGCAGTACCAGGTGTTTCTAGTGTTGGATTTAGTCTTGTTTTATCCGCAGCGCGTCTGATAATTTCGGCGATACTGCTACTACCCGCTTGGCGTTATCTGCGCTCATCGCCACCGAGTCGCACCTCTGTATACTATGCATCAGTCGCAGGCGTTTGCTTAGCGCTACACTTTGCGACATGGATTACTTCGCTTGCATATACCTCAATTGCTGCTGCATCGACTTTGGTGAGTAGTCCACCCATTTGGGTTGCGTTGCTTTCGTGGTTGTGGCTGCGCGAAAAATTATCACCTCTAACGCTAATAGGAATCGGTGTTGCACTTGCAGGCGGTATTATCGTTGCACTGAGAGGTTCGGGAGTAGATTCTGTTGCAAGTCGTCCCTTGTTAGGAAATTTTTTAGCACTTTTTGGTGCTTGGATGTACAGCTTATATTTACTTCTTGGACGTAAAGCCCAACAAGAAGGATTAGGATTAGGCAGCTATATTGCAATTGCTTACACAACAGGAGCCTTAATTTTACTGCCGTTACCAGGAATATTTAGTGTATCGTATACAGGTTATCCATCAATCGTTTATGTTTACATATTATTGATTGCGATTTTCTCGCAAATGATCGGGCATACGAGCCTAAATTGGGGAATGCGCTGGCTTTCTCCAACGCTTGTCACGCTTGCGGCTTTATTTGAACCTGTCGGCGCTAGTTTGCTTGCTTATTTCCTGCTAGGCGAATTACCAGGAAGATTAACACTTTTAGGTGCAGCTATTTTATTAGTAGGAGTAGCTTGTGCGATCGTGGGGGCGAGGCAAAATAAATTAGGACAAACTAAGCTTAGTGAATAA